The sequence ATGGCAGTGTCATGGCCATTTCCCATGGACGGGTTGGTGATGGTGGGaggcaaaaatcaaaaagaacaaaatcagaaaacaaaatttcggtGCGCCCGGGTTGATGGAACCGCGGCTATAAAAGCTGCCGGCCCAAACGGGATCGCCATATCCATTCCATATGTCGACCAGCAGCAGTGCTCCGTctaatcaaaaaattaaataaagattTTGAGGGgatttcgtcattttttttttgaaaattcaaactgTGCATTCAAATCATCTGAATTGGAATTTCCTAGTCCCGCGGTCAATCAGAACAAGACAATTGGTCATCGCGGGCGAAGTGATGGGGATGACCGGCGCTTATTGGATTGTCGTCGTCGCCATCAGCATCCTGGCCGTCGCCAATGGCCAGCGCACCACGGTAACATCTTCTCTTGGCTATTTAATTAAGGAATATTCAATTACAATTGGGTGGAATTATCCAAATTGTCCAGGtgacgaggacgacgacggTGACGGTGACCAAAACTTCAACGTCTTACATTTCGACTTACGCCATTTGCGCTACGGTGACGACCACCGTCTCGGCCGTCGTCACCAATTGCAGACGACGGCGTCAGTACTGGATCGACGTCCCCGTTTACATCGCCCTGGACGAGGAGTTGGACGACCAGCTCACCCAATTCTTCAACATTAATCCTTCCAACACTTATCCGTATAATTCATCATTCGATTGCTTATTCTATATTATTTGgcattttgaattcaattcaattcaatttttaacaGGGTCGAACCGACAGCCAGTCCAGGAATTGGGTTCAagatcgacgacgacgatttcCAGCAGCCGGGCGACGAGTTTTCAAGGTTCGTCAATCCTGGCGCTGGAGTTTCTTCCGGTCACCGCCTCCAGGGCTCGTTGGTTCCGCCGTTCGGCGTGACTGACGatttagaagaaagaaaaccggAACCGATTGGTTTCGCCGTGATCGGCAACGCCATTAACAACGCCCTGATCGCCCTGGGACTGGCCAATCCGACGACGTTCGTCACCGACACGTCGACCACCACGAAATCGACGACGATGAAAACGACGACGGCCACCAAAACCATTTTCCTTTCCGGCTGCCGGCCCAGTCCGTTCCCCTTCTCCACCTGCGGGCCCATACGATAGAACAACGCAATATAATTagacatttattatttatagtaTACGTATAACATTCGATAGTCTCCCCCATCACGTAatgtcatttgattttttaatttattcccAAACAACAACCGTttccgtcgtcgtcatccattCACTTTGATTGATCCATTTTCGCCAATTTATCCTTATACGATTGTAATTCGCCAAACGTCTTTTATTTGGTCACATGATTATAaacaataattaattaattaatatgcTGTATAATGCTGAGAGTATATCTATTTATAGTggcttttgattttgttgttgtggtcgCCCGTTTGCTGCTGGTTTGGTTTTCCCGCAACCAAATGGTCAAATCAGCCAAGCAATTCAACCACAAGCGCCCGTCCAATCCTCAGAGATGAAGGCCATCATGACAATTTGCTGCTGACGCATTTCCCGTGTAACTTAAATATGTTagtctatataataataaatgcagTAGTATTCGATTCCATCATTTCAGATCAAtctcgacaacaacaacaacacctatACTTGGATGAACATTTTCTAATTGTTATTAACCGCGTAATATATAGATAATAGAAACCGGCCGTATTGTGCCCgaattgttaaaataaatgCACCATCTATTAATTATTCATATTATGCCGGGATATCGTCGGTCAAAACCGTTGCCAAAAATGTGTCCAACGATACAATGCATACAACTGCTGTGGCTGCTGTCGAAAAAAACCAGTTCCCTATATATCTTCTCCCGGAGTCAAAATGTTTCACccagcacagcagcacagTTATATAGCGCATATCTATGAGAGACATGTGCTGATGAAAACGGTCATTGAGCTACTATATACTCTACACAGAGACTCAGGTACCTGGTTGACTGTACTTGGTGCTGCGTTCATTTCATCAACGACTTGttttgctctgctatgcaaatCATCATCAGCAGGTTTCCAATTGCAATGGGTGATGGTTTTCCAGGCCAAGAGTTCAACGGCTGGCCCTGTCCTCCTCCATTATTGTCGCATGCCATCGAGAAAAttacaaaacaaatgaataaaaac is a genomic window of Daphnia pulicaria isolate SC F1-1A chromosome 2, SC_F0-13Bv2, whole genome shotgun sequence containing:
- the LOC124326501 gene encoding uncharacterized protein LOC124326501, coding for MGMTGAYWIVVVAISILAVANGQRTTVTRTTTVTVTKTSTSYISTYAICATVTTTVSAVVTNCRRRRQYWIDVPVYIALDEELDDQLTQFFNINPSNTYPVEPTASPGIGFKIDDDDFQQPGDEFSRFVNPGAGVSSGHRLQGSLVPPFGVTDDLEERKPEPIGFAVIGNAINNALIALGLANPTTFVTDTSTTTKSTTMKTTTATKTIFLSGCRPSPFPFSTCGPIR